Part of the Streptomyces sp. NBC_01264 genome, ACCTGGGCCAGGACATCGCCCTTCTCGACCTTCTGACCGGCCTTCACCTTGAGCGTCGTGATCGTGCCCTCGGCCGTGAACGACAGCGAGCGGGAGGTGAGGCTCTCGACCGTGCCCGACGCGGACGGGCCCGTGCCGGCCTCCACGTCCGGAACGGTCGGGGACGGGTTCTTGGCCGACGGGGAGGGGGTGCTCCCGTCGGCGTGGGCGGGTATCGCCGCACTGCCCATCAGGACGGCCCCGAGCACGCCGTACATGGCGGCCATCCGGCGGCCGCCCCCCGCTGCCGGCGTGCGGCGCCTTCTGCCTGTTGCCATGGGTCAGCCTCCGTTCTGCCGACTGTTGCCGCCGGGGCCGCCGCCCTGCTGGGGTCGCAGCGACGCGCAGGCCTGCATCGCCTCCTGCTGCTCGGCCGACATGCTCGGCATGCCCGAGGGCCGCCCCGACGGCGCACCTTCGGGCATGCCGCTGGGCGCACCCTCGGGTCGTCCGCTCGGGACGCCCTCGGGGCGCTGGCCTCCCCCAGCGGGCATGGTCACCCCGTGCTCCTGGAGGCATTCCTGAAACGCCTGCATGGGGTCGGAGGAGGGCTGCTGCTCGGACTCGGTACTGCCGCAGGCCACGGTGGTCAGCAGCATCGCCGCCACCGCCGCCCCGCCCAGCATCCGCTTCACCAAGGTCATTGCTGTGCTCCGTCCGTCGGGGCAGGGGCAGGGGTCTGGGTCTGGGCCGGGGCCGGGGCCGGGGTCTGGGTCTGGGTCTGGGACCGGAGCATGACGGAGTCACCGGTTTTGATCTCGACGGTCTTCCCGTCCTGGGTCGTGAGCTCCACCACCCCGTCCTTGATCTTGCTGATGGTTCCGGAGGACATCCCTTGGCGTGACTGGCCGCCCCCGCCGGGCATGCCCTGCATCTCGCCCTGCGGCCGGCCACCGGCCATCTGGCCGCCGCCCGGCATCTGGCCCCCGGACGGCCGGGTGCCTGACGTGTCCCCGGCACCCTTCTCCACGTACACGCCGGCGACGAATCCGCCGACGGCCACGATGCCCGCGGCCAGGAACAGCGCCACCCCCGGCAGGCGCCGCCGCGCCGGTGCGGCCTTGAGGTCGGCGTCGAGGTCCCCGGCAAACGGGGAATCGGCAAGCACGTCGGTGTTTGGGTTCACTGCTCTGTCCTCACTCATGGCGCAGCGCCTCGATGGGCCGCAGACCCGCGGCCCGGTTGGCCGGGTAGCTGCCGAAGAAGAGGCCGATGGCGACCGACACGCCGAGCGCGAGGCCGATCGACCAGGGGGCGATCACCGGCTGTACGCCGACGATCTTGAACTGGCCGCCGACGACTCCCACGACGACCCCGAGTACTCCGCCGATCAGCGACAGGATCGTGGCCTCGGTGATGAACTGACCGAGGATGGCTCCGCGGGGTGCGCCGATGGCCTTGCGGATGCCGATCTCGCGGGTCCGTTCGGTGACGGTGACCAGCATGATGTTGGTGACGCCGATGCCGCCGACCAGGAGGCTGATCGCCGCGACCGCGCCGAGCAGGACGGTGAAGGTCTCGCTCGATTCGGCGACGGCCGATTGCAGGCTGGCCTGGTTGAAGACCTGGAAGTCGGTGCTGCCGTGCCGCTGGTTCAAGAGGGTGGTGACCTCGGCCTGCGCCGCGTCGACCGCGCCAGGGGTCTTGGCCTGCACGACGATCTGGCTGAGCGCGCCGTAGCTGGTGAGCGTGCCCTGGACCGCGGTGTAGGGGGCGACGGCGATGTCGTCGGCGTCCTGGAAGCCGCTCGACGACGAGCCGGACTCCGCCAGCACCCCGGTCACGGTGAAGAAGGCGCCGTTGACGTTCATCTTCTTGCCGATCGGGTCGACCCGGCCGAAGAGCTCCTCGGCCACGGTCTGGCCGATGACCGCGACCTTCGCGCCGGCGGCCACTTGCTCGGCGGTGAAGAGCGATCCGCGCTGGATCGTCTTGTTGCTCGCCTTGAAGTACGCCGGGTCGCTGCCGACGAACTGGCCGATGCTGTGGCTGGTCGTCAGGTAGGTCGTGGTCTGGGAGCTGGCGTTGACCACCGGTGAGGCGCTCTCGACCGACGGCGTGTTCACCGGGTCGACCAGAGCCTTGGCGTCTTCCACCGTGAGCTTCTTCGCCTGGGTACGCGGTCCCGTACCGCTCTGCTGCTGTGCTCCGGCTCCGCCCGGGCCGCCGACCTGGCGCGATCCGCCGCCGCCCTGTCCGGTGGTCGAGGTGGAGACGGTCAGCGCTCCCGCGCCGAGGCGGCTGATGCTGTCCTGGATCTGCTGGGAGGAGCCGTTGCCGACCGCGACCAGGAGGATGACGGCGCCCACGCCGATGAGGATGCCCAGTGTGGTCAGGCCGCTGCGGAGCTTGTTGGCGCCCAGGCCGCGCAGGGCGAACCGCAGGATTTCGAAGGGGTTCATTGTCTGCGGTCCTCCACGATGTCGCCGTCGACCAGGCGGATGACGCGCCTGGTGCGTTTGGCGACCTCGTCCTCGTGGGTGATCAGGACGATCGTCCGCCCGGATGCCGAGAGCTGGTCCAGGATGTCGAGGACATCGAGGGTCGATTTGCTGTCGAGGTTGCCGGTCGGCTCGTCCGCCAGCAGCAGGGCGGGAGCGGTGGCCAGGGCCCTCGCGACGGCCACGCGCTGCTGCTGTCCGCCGGAGAGCTCGTTCGGCTCGTGTCCGGTCCGGTCGGACAGCCCGACCATCTCCAGGGCCGCGAGCGCCCGCCGGCGCCGCTCGGCCGGCTTGACCCCGCCATAGGCCAGCGGGAGCTCGACGTTGGCGAGGGCCGTCATCCGGGGGATGAGGTTGAAGCTCTGGAAGATGAAGCCGATCTTCCTGTTCCGCAGGATCGACAGCTGCTGCTCGCTGAGCCCGCTGACGTCCGTGCCGTCCAGGAAGTACTGGCCGTCCGTGGGCACGTCGAGGCAGCCCAGGATGTTCATCAGAGTGGACTTCCCGGAGCCGGACTGGCCCATGATCGCGACGTAGTCGCCCTGCTGGACGGTCAGACTGGTGCCGCGCAGCGCATGGACGGTGGTCTCGCCCTGCCCGTAGACCTTGGTGAGATCGCGGACCTCGATGACGGGGGCGCTCATCGGCCGCCACCGCCGCCCGCGGCGCGACCGCCACTGCCGCCGGGCGCCATGCCGCCACCGCCGAGCCCGCCACCGCCCGGCACCTGCGCACCGCTGCCGCCCGTGCCGGTGGCGACCGTGATGCTGACCTGCTCGCCCTCCTTCAGGCCGGACTTGATCTCGGTACCGGAGCTGCCGGCGATCCCGACCGTCACGGTCTTCACGACCGGCTTGCCGTTCTCCAGCACGGTCACGGTGGTCTGCCCGCCGGCGCTCGTCACCGCGGCGCTCGGCACGTACAGGGCGTCCTTCACCTCGGAGACGGTGACCGTCGCACTGGCGGTCTGCCCGATCCGCACCTGGGCCGGCTTCTCCTTCAGGCTGACCGTCACGGCGAAGGTCACGACGTTGTTCTCGGTCGTCGGCACACTGTCGATCGCAGCGACCTCGCCCTGCGTCGTGACGCCCGACAGCGCCGCGAAGGTGACCGTCGCCGCCTGCCCCACCTTGAGCTGGGTGGCATCCGCCTCGGTGAACTTGCCCGTGACCTGGACCGCTCCCGGATCCGCGAGCTCGATGAAGCCGCTCGACGAGGAGTTGGCGGATCCCGAGGATCCCGAGGATCCCGAGGACCCCGAAGACGCCGAGGCTGATTCCCCGACGCTGCCGTTCACGGCGGTGACCGTCCCGTCGAACGGCGCGTACAGGACGGTCCCGTCGAGGGCCCGCTGGGCCGCGCTCACCGCGTTCTTGGCCTGCACGTAACTCGCGTTGCCCTGCGCGGTACTGGTGTCGCCGTCGGCGGCCACGGCCAACTGCGCCTTGGCGGAATCGAGCTCCTCCTGCGCCTCGGTCCGGTCCAGCTCGGCCAGCTTCTGCCCCTTCTTCACCGTGGCACCGACCGCGACGTGGACCTTCGACACGTTGCCCGAGCCGCTGAAGGCCAGCGCCCGCTTCGTCGCGCTCTCCACCGCACCGGACGCCACCACCGAAGCGGTCAGATCACCCCGCATCACGGCCGTGGTCCTGGTGGTGGCCGAGGCCGTGGCCCCGTCGTCGCCGAGCGACACGTACGCGAAGCCGATGCCCCCGGCCAGCAGCACGGCCAGCGTGCCGTTGACCAGGACAGCCCGGCCTCTCATCACAGATCCCATGGGTCGCAAGGCTGGCCCGCGCACCTGTGGCCTCAATAGCGGTTACATGTGAATCTGCCATGAGACACGTGCTGTGCATCCCTGCCGTGGCACTGCCTCAATGGGGATGTCCGACATCCTGGAGCGGAACGGCGTCGGAGGGCCCTCCGCTGCCCGACGGCTGCCCCCGTCCCGTCACCTTGTTCCTATACGGTGCGCCGGTACATCTGCCGGAGTGCGGTCGGGGAGCAAGTGATGGGCGCGGTGTCGGGGCCCGCGGGTACGGGCGAGCTGAAGCGGCACCTGGGTGTCTTCGACGCCGTGGTGATCGGCCTGGGGTCGATGATCGGGGCGGGCATCTTCGCGGCCCTGGCCCCGGCGGCCGGCGCGGCCGGGTCGGGGCTGCTGCTCGGCCTGGCACTGGCAGCGGTGGTGGCGTACTGCAACGCGATGTCCTCGGCCCGCCTGGCCGCCCGCTACCCCGCCTCCGGCGGCACCTACGTCTACGGGCGGGAGCGCCTGGGCGAGTTCTGGGGCTACCTCGCTGGATGGGCCTTCGTGGTCGGCAAGACCGCCTCCTGCGCGGCCATGGCGCTGACCGTCGGCTCCTACGTGTGGCCCGGCCAGGCTCATGCCATCGCCGTCGCAGCGGTGGTTGCGCTGACCGCCGTCAACTACGCCGGGGTGCAGAAGTCCGCGTGGCTCACGCGCGCCATCGTCGCCGTGGTCCTGGCCGTGCTGGCCGCGGTGGTGGTCGCGGCCTTCACCGCGGGCGACGCGGACGCCGCCAGGCTGGACATCGGGGACGATGCGACCTTCAGTGGGGTGCTCCAAGCGGCGGGCCTGCTGTTCTTCGCCTTCGCCGGCTACGCCCGCATCGCCACCCTCGGGGAGGAGGTCCGCGATCCCGCCCGCACCATCCCCCGGGCCATCCCGCTCGCACTCGGCATCGCACTCGTCGTCTACGCCGCCGTCGCCGTCGCCGTCCTGCTCGTGCTGGGCCCGCAGGGCCTGGCGGACGCCACGGCTCCGCTGTCGGATGCCGCACGGGCCGCAGGCGCGGACTGGCTGGTGCCCGTTGTACGGGTGGGTGCCGCGGTGGCCGCGCTCGGCTCGCTCCTCGCCCTGATCCTCGGGGTCTCGCGCACGACCCTGGCGATGGCCCGCGACCGGCACCTGCCGCACGCGCTGGCCGCCGTCCATCCGAAGTTCCAGGTGCCGCACCGCGCCGAACTCGTGGTGGGCGCGGTCGTGGCCGTTCTCGCCGCGACGGCCGACCTGCGCGGGGCGATCGGCTTCTCCTCCTTCGGGGTGCTCGCCTACTACGCCGTCGCCAACGCCTC contains:
- a CDS encoding efflux RND transporter periplasmic adaptor subunit, encoding MRGRAVLVNGTLAVLLAGGIGFAYVSLGDDGATASATTRTTAVMRGDLTASVVASGAVESATKRALAFSGSGNVSKVHVAVGATVKKGQKLAELDRTEAQEELDSAKAQLAVAADGDTSTAQGNASYVQAKNAVSAAQRALDGTVLYAPFDGTVTAVNGSVGESASASSGSSGSSGSSGSANSSSSGFIELADPGAVQVTGKFTEADATQLKVGQAATVTFAALSGVTTQGEVAAIDSVPTTENNVVTFAVTVSLKEKPAQVRIGQTASATVTVSEVKDALYVPSAAVTSAGGQTTVTVLENGKPVVKTVTVGIAGSSGTEIKSGLKEGEQVSITVATGTGGSGAQVPGGGGLGGGGMAPGGSGGRAAGGGGGR
- a CDS encoding ABC transporter ATP-binding protein, producing MSAPVIEVRDLTKVYGQGETTVHALRGTSLTVQQGDYVAIMGQSGSGKSTLMNILGCLDVPTDGQYFLDGTDVSGLSEQQLSILRNRKIGFIFQSFNLIPRMTALANVELPLAYGGVKPAERRRRALAALEMVGLSDRTGHEPNELSGGQQQRVAVARALATAPALLLADEPTGNLDSKSTLDVLDILDQLSASGRTIVLITHEDEVAKRTRRVIRLVDGDIVEDRRQ
- a CDS encoding ABC transporter permease, with product MNPFEILRFALRGLGANKLRSGLTTLGILIGVGAVILLVAVGNGSSQQIQDSISRLGAGALTVSTSTTGQGGGGSRQVGGPGGAGAQQQSGTGPRTQAKKLTVEDAKALVDPVNTPSVESASPVVNASSQTTTYLTTSHSIGQFVGSDPAYFKASNKTIQRGSLFTAEQVAAGAKVAVIGQTVAEELFGRVDPIGKKMNVNGAFFTVTGVLAESGSSSSGFQDADDIAVAPYTAVQGTLTSYGALSQIVVQAKTPGAVDAAQAEVTTLLNQRHGSTDFQVFNQASLQSAVAESSETFTVLLGAVAAISLLVGGIGVTNIMLVTVTERTREIGIRKAIGAPRGAILGQFITEATILSLIGGVLGVVVGVVGGQFKIVGVQPVIAPWSIGLALGVSVAIGLFFGSYPANRAAGLRPIEALRHE
- a CDS encoding APC family permease; translation: MGAVSGPAGTGELKRHLGVFDAVVIGLGSMIGAGIFAALAPAAGAAGSGLLLGLALAAVVAYCNAMSSARLAARYPASGGTYVYGRERLGEFWGYLAGWAFVVGKTASCAAMALTVGSYVWPGQAHAIAVAAVVALTAVNYAGVQKSAWLTRAIVAVVLAVLAAVVVAAFTAGDADAARLDIGDDATFSGVLQAAGLLFFAFAGYARIATLGEEVRDPARTIPRAIPLALGIALVVYAAVAVAVLLVLGPQGLADATAPLSDAARAAGADWLVPVVRVGAAVAALGSLLALILGVSRTTLAMARDRHLPHALAAVHPKFQVPHRAELVVGAVVAVLAATADLRGAIGFSSFGVLAYYAVANASAWTLTPDEGRPARFIPVVGLTGCIVLAFALPASSVISGAAVLAAGAAAYGLRRAVTARKA